A window from bacterium encodes these proteins:
- a CDS encoding M20/M25/M40 family metallo-hydrolase, with translation METIDRLLEKLTSAAAIGYAGDAPQLVIEELKAAGLTAALTKDRSVHAIVNGTDGRDVIIACHLDEIGFVVTGIDGSGFIKINEVGKSDVRILIGQEMLIHGRETIAGYIGAKPPHLLSPAERSRVFPLPDLFVDTSMPVDALKSIVRIGDMVTFKNRYQKLHDSLRSAKAMDNRASVAAGIMALVELQKHPVKPNVHFVATSQEEFSGLGARLLSQRVHACCAIIVDVTFGDQPDLPETEVFPLASGPTLGRGGTLPAKFFKLLVQCAQELGIPYQVEPLPTNTGTDADSIAFSVDGIPCCLLGIPVRNMHTPVEVVSLQDIERTSQLIVHFVKKL, from the coding sequence ATGGAAACCATCGACCGTCTTCTTGAAAAGCTGACATCCGCTGCGGCGATCGGCTACGCCGGTGACGCACCGCAGCTTGTCATCGAGGAACTCAAAGCTGCAGGACTCACGGCCGCACTCACGAAAGACCGAAGCGTTCATGCCATTGTCAACGGTACTGATGGACGTGACGTCATCATCGCCTGTCACCTCGATGAGATCGGTTTTGTAGTTACTGGCATAGATGGCAGCGGTTTTATAAAAATAAACGAGGTAGGCAAGTCGGATGTCCGCATATTGATCGGCCAGGAGATGTTGATCCATGGTCGCGAAACCATTGCCGGATATATTGGCGCAAAACCGCCGCATCTGCTGAGCCCGGCGGAAAGATCCCGGGTGTTTCCGTTGCCGGACTTGTTCGTCGATACCAGCATGCCGGTCGATGCGTTGAAGTCCATTGTCCGGATCGGAGATATGGTGACGTTCAAGAACCGGTATCAAAAGCTCCATGATTCGTTGCGCAGCGCCAAAGCAATGGACAATCGGGCGAGCGTTGCCGCCGGCATTATGGCGCTCGTCGAATTGCAGAAACATCCGGTTAAGCCAAACGTGCATTTCGTGGCGACCAGCCAGGAAGAATTCAGCGGGCTTGGCGCGCGGCTATTGTCGCAGCGGGTGCACGCCTGCTGCGCCATTATTGTCGATGTCACGTTCGGCGACCAGCCCGATTTGCCGGAAACCGAGGTATTCCCGCTGGCAAGCGGTCCGACTCTGGGCCGGGGTGGAACCCTGCCCGCGAAGTTCTTTAAACTGCTCGTACAGTGCGCTCAGGAACTTGGTATCCCATACCAGGTCGAGCCCTTGCCCACCAATACCGGCACCGACGCCGACAGCATCGCTTTCAGCGTCGATGGGATCCCCTGCTGCCTGCTGGGTATCCCGGTGCGCAACATGCATACGCCCGTCGAGGTCGTATCGCTGCAGGACATCGAGCGCACGTCGCAGTTGATCGTCCATTTTGTCAAAAAACTGTAG
- the mutL gene encoding DNA mismatch repair endonuclease MutL: protein MGKIMILPADVRGKIAAGEVITRPNSIIKELIENALDAVSTRIEIEIEDGGKKKCLVNDDGSGMPHDDALLSIERFTTSKINSLTDIENIKTYGFRGEALASIAQVCSVEIETSDGGEGTRIEIKGGEIKAVHESHRRRGTRVKVTDLFYNLPVRLKFLKSSDWERRLIVDTVKSYSLVHPTVGFSLTESGRTLLIMGPAQSVEERIAFLFGYLQDTMVRVASDVDTFSFNAFISKPDSAEKRSVNHIFVNGRPVKYPRIYRTILEAYQNPQNTPSFILFVMADPAFVDVNIHPAKSEVKFQDERYVADVLLQAIRKKLQTHTLTAGYVPGDDSAAISLDKKYVRIVQDNLIPYETGEQQVSALPREPAEFWQIHNMYILAQTKTGMIIVDQHVAHERILYEALISGKVASQRLLFPITLALTPDEYEIYAKTKDLLNDLGIEFKEFSDRTLVIDSIPVDARIGREDLTDFFSEIGGLGSLMKEKLEVAKIVACKSAVKAGQKLSLIEMQTLIDRLFACENPYTCPHGRPIVLKFSLDDLAKKFGR from the coding sequence ATGGGTAAAATTATGATTCTGCCGGCCGATGTGAGAGGTAAGATCGCGGCCGGCGAGGTCATCACCAGACCTAATTCGATAATCAAGGAACTGATTGAGAACGCGCTCGATGCCGTTTCGACACGGATCGAAATCGAGATCGAGGACGGCGGGAAAAAAAAGTGCCTGGTCAATGATGATGGTTCCGGTATGCCCCACGATGACGCGCTGCTGTCGATCGAGCGTTTTACGACGAGCAAGATCAACTCCCTGACCGACATCGAGAACATAAAAACATACGGATTCCGCGGCGAAGCGCTGGCCAGCATTGCTCAGGTTTGCAGCGTTGAGATCGAAACCTCGGACGGGGGAGAAGGCACGCGGATCGAGATCAAAGGCGGTGAGATAAAAGCGGTGCACGAATCGCACCGTCGCCGCGGGACCAGGGTCAAGGTGACAGATCTGTTCTACAATTTGCCGGTCCGTTTGAAATTCCTAAAATCATCGGATTGGGAGCGCAGGCTCATTGTCGACACGGTAAAATCTTACTCTTTAGTTCACCCGACCGTCGGGTTTTCATTGACCGAATCCGGACGAACGCTGCTCATAATGGGCCCGGCGCAGTCAGTCGAGGAGCGTATTGCTTTTCTTTTCGGATACCTGCAGGATACAATGGTGCGCGTCGCGTCTGACGTGGATACTTTCTCCTTTAACGCTTTCATATCCAAACCGGACTCGGCAGAAAAACGATCGGTCAATCACATCTTTGTGAACGGCCGTCCCGTCAAGTATCCCCGGATCTACCGGACAATACTCGAGGCCTATCAGAACCCGCAGAATACCCCGAGTTTCATCCTTTTTGTCATGGCCGACCCCGCCTTTGTCGATGTCAACATACACCCGGCCAAGAGCGAAGTGAAGTTCCAGGATGAACGTTACGTTGCGGATGTCCTGCTTCAGGCCATAAGGAAGAAACTACAGACGCATACGCTGACCGCCGGTTATGTCCCCGGCGATGACTCGGCAGCCATTTCTTTAGATAAAAAATATGTCCGGATAGTGCAGGATAACCTGATCCCATACGAAACAGGCGAGCAGCAGGTTTCGGCGCTGCCGCGGGAGCCGGCAGAGTTCTGGCAGATACACAACATGTACATCCTGGCCCAGACCAAAACGGGGATGATCATCGTCGACCAGCATGTCGCACACGAGCGGATCCTGTACGAGGCCCTGATCAGCGGCAAGGTCGCGTCTCAGCGGTTGTTGTTCCCGATCACCCTTGCCCTTACTCCCGATGAATACGAAATTTACGCCAAGACCAAAGACCTTCTTAACGACCTCGGTATCGAGTTCAAGGAGTTCTCGGACCGGACCCTGGTGATCGACAGCATCCCCGTCGATGCCAGAATAGGTCGCGAAGATCTGACTGACTTTTTTAGTGAGATCGGCGGTCTCGGCTCCTTGATGAAGGAAAAACTGGAAGTTGCAAAGATAGTGGCCTGCAAAAGTGCGGTCAAGGCCGGCCAGAAGTTATCGCTGATCGAGATGCAGACGCTGATCGACAGGCTGTTCGCGTGCGAGAACCCCTACACCTGTCCGCATGGAAGGCCGATCGTCCTGAAATTCTCACTGGACGACCTGGCGAAGAAGTTTGGCAGATAG
- a CDS encoding family 10 glycosylhydrolase has translation MMILLTLTIIAFPQRGLWLRAMSIADSTKIPRICAIMDTLHITDVYIQAVVGGYAYYDSRVLPRSEVLVRAAGPDYQPFETMYRICKNRGVRVHAWVNALLAWSLEKRPDSSSHVLLQHPEWFMQDVFGRRMSDYPYQDWRRFGIEGLYLDPANPAVREYIADIVHDITSRYDVNGIHLDFIRYPGIWWSLEPTEQTCLLSGMISDTLQWMTLIRYCQLPFKLRWMTWNTWRMMKSREGNIDAAVSQAFGGTAVNMKSCAVTANPANARYKYGQAWWQWQDKVVFPLLMSYTEDVGLFQDMTDFAAAHDAGAVMGIGVIWPNMEREAAYEQQTAIRRGAGFCFFDFESLDTLADLSVLLDTVNIVFDSLTIDSTRYRPVNSVFTDRPASVYGRSDGHYHDLDSALEFARYIMSLSLNRPRDLSRLGLDSASCMQMIRSDAAAFEYVNGEVFPLGTMLIEPPSRLISYDSLCRSQGDSEQINAKMNKTDQLVSHRKVYPLPLDRFAKAVFNAKPGVRTMVETPDCAYAFIVDKIVEDSVLIPEFQVPADLRSLFSFNTAMIKLDKLLK, from the coding sequence ATGATGATTCTGCTGACATTAACGATAATCGCTTTCCCGCAACGAGGTCTCTGGCTGCGGGCTATGTCGATCGCGGATTCCACGAAGATCCCGCGGATCTGCGCGATCATGGATACGCTGCATATCACTGACGTATATATCCAGGCCGTTGTGGGCGGTTATGCCTACTACGACTCGCGTGTCCTGCCGCGGAGCGAGGTGCTCGTGCGCGCTGCCGGGCCGGACTACCAGCCGTTCGAGACCATGTACCGGATTTGTAAGAACCGTGGTGTGAGGGTTCACGCCTGGGTAAACGCACTGCTTGCCTGGTCCCTTGAGAAAAGACCTGATTCGTCAAGCCACGTGCTGTTGCAGCATCCGGAATGGTTCATGCAAGACGTGTTCGGGCGACGCATGTCAGACTACCCATACCAGGACTGGCGCCGGTTCGGCATTGAGGGTTTGTATCTGGATCCGGCGAATCCCGCGGTCCGCGAATACATTGCGGATATTGTACATGATATTACCAGCCGGTATGATGTGAATGGGATCCACCTGGATTTCATACGATATCCGGGTATCTGGTGGTCTTTGGAACCAACCGAGCAAACATGTCTATTGTCGGGAATGATATCCGACACTCTGCAATGGATGACCTTGATTCGATACTGCCAGCTGCCGTTCAAACTGCGATGGATGACCTGGAACACCTGGCGGATGATGAAAAGCAGGGAAGGAAACATTGATGCCGCGGTCAGTCAGGCGTTCGGTGGGACGGCCGTCAATATGAAATCGTGCGCGGTCACGGCGAACCCGGCTAACGCCCGGTATAAATACGGACAAGCGTGGTGGCAATGGCAGGATAAAGTTGTTTTCCCTCTTTTGATGTCCTACACAGAAGATGTCGGACTTTTCCAGGACATGACTGACTTTGCTGCCGCTCATGATGCGGGCGCGGTTATGGGAATAGGGGTGATCTGGCCAAATATGGAACGGGAAGCCGCGTATGAGCAGCAAACTGCTATCCGGCGTGGTGCTGGTTTTTGTTTTTTTGATTTCGAGTCACTCGATACGCTCGCTGACCTGTCAGTGCTGTTAGATACGGTTAATATCGTCTTTGACAGTCTGACGATCGACTCGACCCGTTACCGTCCGGTCAATTCAGTATTTACAGACCGCCCGGCTTCGGTTTATGGAAGGTCTGATGGTCATTATCATGATCTGGATTCTGCTCTGGAATTCGCTCGTTACATCATGTCGCTGTCTTTGAACCGGCCACGCGATCTAAGTAGGCTGGGGCTCGATAGTGCTTCATGTATGCAAATGATACGTTCTGATGCGGCTGCGTTTGAATATGTTAACGGTGAGGTATTTCCGCTGGGAACGATGCTGATCGAACCCCCCAGTAGACTTATATCGTATGACTCACTGTGCCGGAGCCAGGGTGATTCGGAACAGATCAATGCGAAGATGAATAAAACGGATCAGCTGGTCAGCCACCGCAAGGTTTATCCGTTACCGCTTGACCGGTTCGCCAAAGCGGTGTTCAATGCAAAACCAGGTGTCAGAACAATGGTCGAGACACCGGACTGTGCTTACGCGTTTATAGTTGACAAGATCGTTGAAGACAGCGTGTTAATACCGGAATTCCAGGTGCCGGCTGATCTTAGGTCGCTCTTTTCTTTCAACACCGCCATGATAAAATTAGATAAATTGTTAAAGTGA
- the deoC gene encoding deoxyribose-phosphate aldolase, with protein MNDKKMIEADKLASCIDQTILKPDASLFDIDGFAAGFWKYHFLCACVNSCWIGYVRGHIPAGTKICSVVGFPLGACHDTVKMHEARELVALGCDEIDMVMNIGRFRSGDYDYVGKEISAVVSAAEGRVVKVIIETCLLDEQEKESAARLVKESGAHFVKTSTGFSTGGATVEDVKLLRNAVGVDFGVKASGGIRDHAFACALIKAGASRIGTSAGVAIMKEAWNREG; from the coding sequence ATGAACGACAAAAAAATGATTGAGGCGGATAAGCTCGCGTCATGTATTGATCAGACTATCCTGAAACCGGATGCGTCGCTGTTCGATATCGATGGTTTCGCAGCGGGATTCTGGAAGTACCATTTTTTATGCGCCTGCGTGAATTCATGCTGGATCGGATACGTGCGCGGACACATCCCTGCCGGAACAAAGATCTGCAGTGTTGTCGGTTTTCCCCTGGGCGCGTGCCATGACACGGTCAAGATGCACGAAGCGAGGGAGCTCGTCGCGCTGGGATGCGATGAGATCGACATGGTCATGAACATCGGCAGGTTCAGGAGCGGGGACTATGATTACGTGGGGAAAGAGATAAGCGCGGTGGTAAGCGCGGCTGAAGGCCGCGTCGTGAAGGTCATCATCGAAACTTGCCTGCTTGACGAACAGGAGAAAGAAAGCGCAGCAAGACTGGTGAAGGAGAGCGGCGCTCATTTTGTAAAGACGTCAACGGGATTTTCGACCGGCGGTGCCACGGTCGAAGACGTAAAGCTGCTGCGGAACGCCGTGGGCGTTGATTTTGGCGTGAAGGCATCGGGCGGGATCCGTGATCATGCGTTTGCCTGCGCTTTGATCAAGGCCGGCGCGAGCCGTATCGGGACATCGGCCGGCGTTGCGATCATGAAAGAGGCATGGAATAGAGAAGGATGA
- a CDS encoding T9SS type A sorting domain-containing protein: MNKIVVVVCLIVISTTCLFAQVGQDSIYLWDNDCGKVSQFYPAVGTTNTRGFICWQDARTGDYDIWRTYRNWVGTLIGPDRCISPDDGGWRLQSSIDVEGNPSTGVVYTWEDSLYRGTPAPTRIMAAIYNGPPFVVFSNAMSHKNPSVSCANNGDFVISFTSWASAVSAIRAIRYNASGVQQATYSLWLSDSLRQWPPISRVAFCDSGFVVVYEDSTTSNARSVFLAYRKRDGTNVVSRLKVTNPGYPAEPYNEYAPAVAVNATGYVVVVWQDERNGAVNPDIFYRTFQMQPGIDNLVQNSEGVVSNASYRDEWPKVTVFPNGDFFVVWHQYQGTPVTAYDIRGRVFYGTNPKTTFTLNTIDTLNQIMPDVECRNSDTCYVAWMSNAADNLFDVYCRCYFKFSGLDYGMAPGFTPELLLTPDTIGGRKIWYFDNENYDNPATPGWDEDPIAEPESVYVDIDFAMVDQLMELNTNNQYAIFNMDTLPRRQFQRDLSLYDALFLDLGYRTAYATAGVISNTQQTTIEEYLNPGTGNGGPVMVEGNDFGYMYSATSLFSLFHAQYMGDGAPYTVGNIDTLFGTSNTFARAETLTYNYKDMADNYPDSFRVLDRARIVLYGSGATTDYLTGRSVGYSPSWKKDSRIQGGTILNGFALGSLTGSTHPHTYAEYYRRALGFLGLQCQPEPITTLTAVPGTTEGRVTITWRVVNDDTLGESAEGLYKLKFARAKISSEAAYDDSTETYYQTWKTVDSAVGRLVTQDLSGLPPLDTLVFALKVSDEDTLWDALGAEPQVVVFGDSVTPHSLTLGLNYVKDFSNAYEFLHRRRPNDAGTNYDSLFVTWSASYFYAGFARCNFRTEGDLFVYMDTKTGGGDSTVDYNLSSGTSSFIPAFRPDYVIIVEDSGNVLYKRYVSSKDGRGSWQDTAFNGAVTIDNMVNNLLYTELRVLFGGMGYTSPAPFKLVVIVQSESSNQIINAFPISNPLGSSQNVAAYYYWDGGLASGYVPNKSYAIIGIEEETHVQHEGDVQYMTAVPNPFIHAIDIRIPQSAVLNGRKGSLKIYDVTGRLVRVFGLASTVQWDGTNDDGLQLPFGIYFCCLTTDKACDVLKVIYSK, encoded by the coding sequence ATGAACAAAATAGTGGTTGTGGTTTGTTTAATTGTCATTTCCACCACGTGTTTATTCGCACAGGTCGGCCAGGATTCCATTTATCTCTGGGATAACGATTGCGGCAAGGTCAGCCAGTTTTACCCTGCTGTAGGGACCACTAATACACGCGGATTCATCTGCTGGCAGGACGCGCGTACCGGTGATTACGACATATGGCGGACCTACAGGAATTGGGTTGGTACTTTGATCGGCCCGGACCGCTGCATCAGCCCGGATGATGGCGGATGGCGGCTGCAGAGTAGTATCGATGTGGAAGGCAACCCGAGCACCGGTGTCGTATATACCTGGGAGGATTCGCTGTACCGGGGAACACCTGCGCCGACACGGATCATGGCCGCGATTTATAACGGACCTCCGTTCGTGGTTTTTTCCAACGCGATGTCCCACAAAAACCCGTCGGTTTCCTGCGCGAACAACGGTGATTTCGTGATATCGTTCACGTCCTGGGCATCCGCGGTTTCGGCCATACGCGCGATCCGATACAATGCTTCCGGTGTCCAGCAGGCTACCTATTCGCTGTGGCTATCAGATTCCCTGCGTCAGTGGCCGCCCATATCGCGTGTCGCTTTCTGCGACTCCGGTTTCGTTGTGGTCTATGAGGATTCCACGACCTCCAACGCCCGATCGGTTTTCCTTGCATACCGCAAGCGGGATGGTACTAACGTCGTAAGCCGGTTAAAGGTCACGAATCCTGGATATCCGGCTGAGCCCTACAATGAATATGCGCCGGCCGTAGCGGTCAATGCTACGGGTTACGTCGTGGTCGTGTGGCAGGATGAACGCAACGGCGCGGTGAATCCGGACATATTTTACCGGACGTTCCAGATGCAGCCAGGGATCGACAATCTTGTACAAAATTCCGAAGGGGTCGTGAGCAACGCCTCTTACCGCGACGAATGGCCGAAAGTCACGGTTTTTCCAAATGGTGATTTCTTCGTAGTCTGGCACCAGTACCAGGGTACGCCGGTGACTGCATACGATATACGAGGCCGGGTTTTTTACGGCACAAACCCCAAGACAACGTTTACGCTGAACACGATCGATACCCTGAATCAGATCATGCCGGACGTAGAATGCCGCAATTCCGATACCTGCTATGTGGCATGGATGAGCAACGCGGCAGACAATTTGTTTGATGTATATTGCCGGTGTTATTTCAAATTCTCAGGACTTGATTACGGAATGGCACCGGGGTTCACTCCGGAGCTGCTCCTGACGCCGGACACAATCGGCGGAAGGAAAATATGGTACTTTGATAATGAGAATTATGACAACCCCGCGACCCCGGGCTGGGATGAGGATCCGATCGCGGAACCGGAATCTGTATACGTGGACATTGACTTTGCCATGGTCGATCAGCTCATGGAGCTCAACACCAATAACCAGTATGCGATTTTCAATATGGATACGCTGCCACGGCGTCAATTCCAGCGTGATCTATCATTGTATGATGCTTTGTTCCTCGATCTCGGCTACCGGACCGCGTACGCAACAGCCGGTGTGATCTCCAACACGCAACAGACGACAATAGAGGAATACCTGAACCCGGGGACGGGCAACGGCGGGCCGGTCATGGTCGAGGGCAATGATTTCGGATACATGTACAGTGCCACGTCGCTTTTCAGTCTGTTCCATGCCCAGTACATGGGCGATGGCGCGCCCTATACAGTGGGTAATATTGATACACTATTTGGCACGTCGAATACTTTTGCCCGAGCCGAAACGCTCACGTACAATTACAAAGACATGGCAGATAACTACCCTGACTCTTTCAGGGTGCTGGATCGGGCGAGGATCGTCCTTTATGGCAGCGGTGCGACTACTGATTATCTTACCGGCCGTTCGGTCGGCTATTCTCCTTCCTGGAAAAAGGATTCGCGCATCCAGGGTGGCACGATCCTCAATGGTTTTGCGCTTGGCAGCTTAACCGGCAGCACGCATCCCCATACTTACGCCGAGTATTACCGGCGTGCGCTCGGATTCCTCGGTCTTCAGTGCCAGCCCGAGCCCATCACTACGCTCACAGCGGTTCCTGGTACAACCGAGGGCAGGGTGACAATAACCTGGCGCGTGGTCAACGACGACACGCTGGGTGAATCGGCCGAGGGGCTGTACAAACTGAAATTCGCGCGCGCAAAGATATCATCAGAGGCAGCCTATGATGATTCCACGGAAACATATTACCAAACATGGAAAACAGTAGACAGCGCCGTGGGTCGTCTTGTTACGCAAGACCTTTCCGGCTTGCCGCCACTTGACACACTTGTGTTCGCCTTGAAGGTAAGCGATGAAGACACGCTATGGGATGCGCTGGGTGCAGAACCGCAAGTCGTCGTGTTCGGTGATTCGGTCACGCCTCACAGTCTTACCCTTGGGCTCAACTATGTCAAGGACTTTTCTAACGCCTACGAATTCCTGCACCGCCGCCGGCCGAACGACGCGGGTACCAATTACGACTCACTCTTCGTGACCTGGAGCGCTTCATATTTCTATGCAGGCTTTGCGCGATGCAACTTCCGCACTGAAGGAGATCTCTTTGTATACATGGACACGAAAACCGGAGGAGGCGACAGCACGGTTGATTATAACCTATCCAGTGGAACATCATCGTTCATACCTGCTTTCCGCCCGGATTACGTGATAATAGTTGAGGACAGCGGAAATGTTCTGTACAAACGCTATGTTTCGTCGAAAGATGGCAGGGGTAGCTGGCAGGATACGGCTTTCAACGGCGCCGTGACGATCGACAATATGGTGAACAATCTTTTATATACGGAACTAAGAGTGCTGTTTGGCGGCATGGGGTACACTTCTCCCGCACCCTTCAAACTCGTGGTGATCGTGCAGAGCGAATCAAGCAACCAGATAATAAATGCCTTCCCCATATCGAATCCTCTGGGTTCAAGCCAAAACGTTGCGGCATATTATTACTGGGATGGCGGTCTGGCGTCCGGGTACGTGCCTAATAAAAGCTACGCGATCATCGGCATCGAGGAGGAGACGCACGTACAACATGAGGGCGATGTCCAGTATATGACCGCGGTTCCCAATCCCTTTATACATGCGATCGATATCAGGATACCGCAGAGCGCGGTCCTCAACGGGCGCAAAGGAAGTTTAAAAATATATGACGTGACCGGCCGCCTGGTCAGGGTTTTTGGATTGGCCAGCACAGTACAGTGGGATGGCACAAATGATGACGGCTTGCAGCTGCCATTCGGTATTTACTTCTGCTGCCTGACGACCGATAAGGCATGCGATGTGTTGAAGGTAATTTATAGCAAATAG